One genomic segment of Chitinophaga sancti includes these proteins:
- a CDS encoding beta-galactosidase family protein, with protein sequence MSALALLSCQMVQAQAKHTFALAKSEFLLDGKPYQIISGELHPARIPKEYWRHRIQMAKAMGCNTIAAYVFWNYLEQEEGAFDFSSENRNVAEFIKIAQQEGMWVLLRPGPYVCGEWEFGGLPPYLLRTPDIKVRCLDPRYMAAVERYVKALSEQVKPLLVTNGGPIIMVQVENEYGSYANDKQYLYKLKGLWEQNGINVPFYTADGPVDPLLEAGSVPGAAIGLDSGGSEGDFEAAKRQNPDVPSFSSESYPGWLTHWGEKFAHPDTSGILKEVRFLLSTNRSFNLYVIHGGTNFGYTAGANSGGKGYEPDLTTYDYDAPINEQGVPTAKYIALRNLIASYTRKKLPAIPAPIPATVVANFEVKPYASVWENLPAPVASVQPKTFEAYGQDYGFMVYKTKLIGRKHGTLKITDLHDYATVFLNGKFVGKIDRRLGENSINLPKSDVKDPILEIFVEAMGRINFAQELIDRKGITDRVTLEGMTLMDWQVYGLPMNDGFVSQLKPGADTSRPGIFFKAGFNLTTAADTYIDMSNFKKGIVWVNGHNLGRYWEIGPQKRLYCPAPWLKKGENEIVVFDLLQTTAATVGGAKTLE encoded by the coding sequence ATGAGCGCACTCGCGCTCCTCAGCTGTCAAATGGTACAGGCCCAGGCCAAACACACTTTTGCCTTAGCTAAGAGTGAATTCCTCCTCGATGGAAAACCTTACCAGATCATCAGCGGCGAACTACACCCTGCCCGTATTCCAAAAGAGTACTGGCGGCACCGTATCCAGATGGCCAAAGCTATGGGCTGCAACACCATTGCTGCCTACGTATTCTGGAACTATCTCGAACAGGAAGAAGGCGCTTTCGACTTCTCTTCGGAAAACCGCAACGTAGCTGAGTTCATCAAAATCGCTCAGCAGGAAGGCATGTGGGTACTCCTCCGCCCAGGTCCCTATGTGTGCGGCGAATGGGAATTCGGTGGCTTACCACCCTACCTGCTCCGTACGCCAGACATCAAAGTACGTTGCCTCGATCCCCGCTACATGGCTGCTGTAGAGCGCTATGTAAAAGCCCTCAGCGAACAGGTAAAACCCCTGCTGGTGACTAACGGCGGTCCGATCATCATGGTACAGGTGGAGAATGAATATGGTAGCTATGCCAACGATAAACAATACCTCTACAAACTGAAAGGCCTCTGGGAGCAAAATGGTATCAATGTACCTTTTTATACTGCCGATGGTCCTGTAGATCCATTGCTGGAAGCTGGTTCAGTACCCGGTGCTGCAATTGGTCTTGACTCCGGTGGCTCTGAAGGCGACTTCGAAGCTGCAAAACGCCAGAACCCTGACGTACCTTCTTTCAGCAGCGAATCTTATCCAGGCTGGTTAACACACTGGGGCGAGAAATTCGCACATCCTGATACCTCCGGTATTCTGAAAGAGGTTAGGTTCCTGCTTAGCACTAACCGCTCTTTCAACCTCTATGTCATTCACGGTGGTACTAACTTTGGCTATACTGCCGGCGCTAACTCCGGTGGCAAAGGGTATGAGCCGGACCTGACTACTTACGACTACGATGCACCTATCAATGAACAAGGTGTACCGACTGCTAAATATATAGCGCTGCGCAATCTCATCGCCAGTTATACCAGGAAGAAACTACCTGCTATTCCAGCACCCATTCCTGCTACTGTAGTGGCTAACTTCGAAGTGAAACCTTATGCAAGCGTATGGGAAAACCTGCCTGCACCTGTTGCCTCAGTACAGCCAAAAACTTTTGAAGCTTACGGCCAGGATTATGGTTTCATGGTGTACAAAACAAAACTGATCGGTCGTAAACATGGTACGCTGAAAATCACTGACCTGCATGACTATGCTACTGTATTCCTGAATGGAAAATTTGTTGGTAAAATAGATCGTCGTCTTGGTGAAAACAGCATCAATCTGCCAAAGAGTGATGTGAAAGATCCGATACTGGAAATCTTTGTAGAAGCAATGGGCCGTATCAACTTCGCACAGGAACTGATAGACCGTAAAGGTATCACTGATCGTGTCACCCTCGAAGGAATGACGCTCATGGATTGGCAGGTATATGGTTTGCCAATGAACGATGGTTTTGTGTCACAGCTGAAACCGGGTGCTGATACCAGCCGTCCGGGCATCTTCTTCAAAGCAGGTTTCAATCTCACTACCGCTGCTGATACTTATATCGATATGAGTAACTTTAAGAAAGGGATTGTATGGGTGAATGGACATAACCTGGGGCGCTACTGGGAAATTGGCCCGCAGAAACGTTTGTATTGTCCGGCTCCATGGCTGAAGAAAGGGGAGAATGAGATTGTGGTGTTTGATCTGTTGCAAACAACTGCTGCTACTGTAGGTGGTGCCAAGACTTTAGAATAA
- a CDS encoding winged helix-turn-helix transcriptional regulator, translating into MIHALHLQEMEKDALITRTAYTEVPPRVEYSLTESARSLAPIWKQLEEWGVQHQSR; encoded by the coding sequence TTGATACACGCTCTACACCTGCAGGAGATGGAAAAGGATGCCCTGATTACCAGGACAGCCTATACAGAAGTGCCGCCACGTGTGGAATATAGTTTGACTGAAAGTGCCAGGAGTCTGGCGCCCATATGGAAACAACTGGAAGAGTGGGGGGTACAACACCAAAGCAGATGA